From a region of the Myxococcaceae bacterium JPH2 genome:
- a CDS encoding PAS domain-containing protein gives MTTTPGTAPEAAAQGGPRVVDADSLTEAVLRGMSESDFNRLPFGAIKLDAQGRVVAFNAAEAAQARRSPQRTLGRRFFEEVAPCTNVAAFRGRLDALAAQGGEVTESFDFRFEFEWGRRDVRIRLMVLRDGARWVFITAVGRG, from the coding sequence ATGACGACAACTCCCGGCACTGCCCCCGAGGCGGCTGCGCAGGGCGGGCCCCGCGTGGTCGACGCCGATTCACTGACGGAGGCCGTCCTCCGGGGCATGTCGGAGTCGGACTTCAATCGGCTGCCCTTCGGCGCCATCAAGCTGGATGCGCAGGGCCGAGTGGTGGCCTTCAACGCGGCCGAGGCCGCGCAGGCCCGTCGCTCGCCGCAGCGCACCTTGGGACGTCGCTTCTTCGAGGAGGTGGCGCCCTGCACGAACGTCGCCGCCTTTCGAGGGCGGCTGGACGCGCTCGCGGCCCAGGGCGGCGAGGTGACGGAGAGCTTCGACTTCCGCTTCGAGTTCGAGTGGGGCCGGCGCGACGTGCGCATCCGGTTGATGGTGCTGCGCGACGGCGCCCGCTGGGTGTTCATCACCGCGGTGGGGCGCGGCTGA
- a CDS encoding SDR family oxidoreductase gives MERLTGQVALVTGASRGIGRAIAERLAHDGAAVAVGYHANRAPAEELVTEIRSRGGKAVALPVDVTRHEDVRRFFDDAEAQLGPATIVVANAGTLLVRPFVEMKAEDFETGFSVNTRGTFHVFLEASRRLREGGRIIGVSTNLTKRAKPGFSLYQASKAAVEQFVMVLAKELGPRRITVNAVAPGATDTDMLVPAHRDAAASEIPLGRVARPEDIANVVGFLASREAGWVTGQVVGANGGIV, from the coding sequence ATGGAACGACTGACGGGACAGGTGGCGCTGGTGACGGGAGCTTCGCGAGGCATCGGCCGCGCCATCGCGGAGCGGCTGGCCCACGACGGCGCTGCGGTGGCGGTGGGCTACCACGCGAATCGGGCACCGGCCGAGGAACTCGTCACCGAGATCCGGTCTCGGGGAGGAAAGGCCGTGGCGTTGCCCGTGGATGTCACGCGGCACGAGGACGTGCGGCGATTCTTCGACGACGCGGAGGCGCAGCTCGGCCCCGCGACCATCGTGGTGGCGAACGCGGGCACCCTCCTCGTGCGCCCCTTCGTGGAGATGAAGGCCGAGGACTTCGAGACGGGCTTCTCGGTCAACACGCGCGGCACCTTCCACGTGTTCCTGGAGGCATCCCGCCGCCTGCGCGAGGGCGGACGCATCATCGGCGTGTCCACGAACCTCACGAAGCGGGCCAAGCCCGGCTTCAGCCTCTACCAGGCCAGCAAGGCGGCGGTGGAGCAGTTCGTGATGGTGCTCGCCAAGGAGCTGGGGCCGCGCCGCATCACCGTGAACGCGGTCGCGCCGGGCGCCACCGACACGGACATGCTCGTCCCCGCGCACCGCGACGCGGCGGCCAGCGAGATTCCGCTGGGCCGCGTCGCCCGTCCCGAGGACATCGCGAACGTCGTCGGCTTCCTCGCCTCCCGCGAGGCCGGGTGGGTGACCGGACAGGTCGTGGGCGCCAACGGCGGCATCGTCTGA
- a CDS encoding ABC transporter permease, whose product MSALAKTAYFWRSAAGGLRHAPFVHFIAVSTIAIALFAAGLTRGASRVVDNLLSSLGGEVEVTVYLAPELGEDEVHGVHERVQQLHVGDVTVVPPEAALARLRRELGDLGEALAELPENPLPATLEVRVPPERRSPEALRVLAKELRAQPGVTSVDYGEAAVERLSAIARALRFGALVAFLVVLGTTVIIVAATLQLAIYSRREEIEIQKLVGATDRFVKAPFLLEGLLQGLLGAGLALLGLWTFGRVLGPTLGSLFAFLLGPGVSTSWVEPRTALELVAAGCGLGLGGSFVAVGRFLRV is encoded by the coding sequence ATGAGCGCGCTGGCGAAGACGGCGTACTTCTGGCGCTCGGCGGCCGGAGGACTGCGGCACGCGCCGTTCGTCCACTTCATCGCGGTGTCCACCATCGCCATCGCGCTGTTCGCGGCGGGGCTGACGCGCGGGGCTTCGCGGGTGGTGGACAACCTCCTGTCCTCGCTCGGGGGCGAGGTGGAGGTGACGGTGTACCTGGCCCCCGAGCTGGGCGAGGACGAAGTGCACGGCGTGCACGAGCGCGTCCAGCAGCTCCACGTGGGCGACGTGACGGTGGTGCCTCCCGAGGCCGCGCTGGCTCGGCTTCGTCGCGAACTGGGTGACCTGGGCGAGGCCTTGGCCGAGCTGCCCGAGAACCCGCTGCCCGCGACGTTGGAGGTGCGCGTGCCTCCGGAGCGGCGTTCGCCCGAGGCGCTGCGCGTGCTCGCGAAGGAGCTGCGCGCCCAGCCCGGTGTCACCTCCGTGGACTACGGAGAGGCCGCGGTGGAGCGCTTGTCCGCCATCGCGCGGGCACTGCGCTTCGGTGCGCTGGTGGCCTTCCTCGTGGTGCTGGGGACGACCGTCATCATCGTCGCGGCGACGCTCCAGCTCGCCATCTACTCGCGGCGCGAGGAGATCGAAATCCAGAAGCTGGTGGGCGCCACGGACCGCTTCGTCAAGGCGCCCTTCCTGCTGGAGGGCTTGCTTCAAGGGCTGCTGGGCGCGGGGCTGGCGCTGCTCGGGCTGTGGACCTTCGGTCGCGTGTTGGGCCCCACGCTGGGCTCGCTGTTCGCGTTCCTGCTGGGCCCGGGTGTCTCCACTTCGTGGGTGGAGCCGCGTACCGCGCTGGAGTTGGTGGCGGCGG
- the ftsE gene encoding cell division ATP-binding protein FtsE, producing the protein MIQFFHVYKAYPGDPPVLQDINLNVEKGEFVFLTGPSGAGKTTLLKLIFCGEKATKGQILVGGRNIARIRESAVPYLRRNIGVVFQDFKLLPHRSVADNVGFTLDVLGVPRAEGREKVRRMLKLVGLEHKADALPLRLSGGEQQRVVIARALVNDPTILLADEPTGNLDPALTVEIMDLLTQVNIRGTTVVVATHDATLLSRYQKRTVRLERGQIVSDEDGVKAARRMAV; encoded by the coding sequence ATGATTCAGTTCTTCCACGTGTACAAGGCGTATCCCGGCGATCCGCCGGTGCTCCAGGACATCAACCTGAACGTGGAGAAGGGCGAGTTCGTCTTCCTCACGGGCCCGTCCGGCGCGGGCAAGACGACGCTGCTCAAGCTCATCTTCTGCGGCGAGAAGGCCACCAAGGGGCAAATCCTGGTGGGCGGGCGCAACATCGCGCGCATCCGCGAGTCCGCCGTGCCGTACCTGCGGCGCAACATCGGCGTCGTGTTCCAGGACTTCAAGCTGCTGCCGCACCGCTCGGTGGCGGACAACGTGGGCTTCACGTTGGACGTGCTGGGCGTGCCGCGCGCCGAGGGCCGCGAGAAGGTGCGCCGCATGCTCAAGCTGGTGGGCCTGGAGCACAAGGCGGATGCGCTGCCCTTGCGACTCTCCGGTGGCGAGCAGCAGCGCGTGGTGATTGCCCGCGCGCTGGTGAACGATCCGACCATCCTGCTCGCGGACGAGCCCACCGGGAACCTGGACCCGGCGCTCACGGTCGAGATCATGGACCTGCTCACCCAGGTCAACATCCGCGGCACCACCGTGGTGGTGGCCACCCACGACGCCACGCTGCTGTCGCGCTATCAGAAGCGCACGGTGCGGCTGGAGCGCGGGCAGATCGTCTCCGACGAGGACGGCGTCAAGGCAGCGCGCCGGATGGCGGTATGA
- a CDS encoding LysR family transcriptional regulator, translating to MDRMTSMAVFTKVVASGSLSQAARELGLSPAGVSHHLTTLEDWLGARLLHRTTRKLSLTEVGAGFHARCLRILEDVEEARGAAGAQQAVPRGRLKVNAPISFGTRHLSSAIADYLLAYPEVAMDITLNDRKVDLVEEGIDVAIRIGALPDSSLVARRLAPSRSILCATPAYVARAGMPRIPADLAHHECLEYAYRATPGEWRFLGEDGQESVVRVGGRLTASNGELLRVALLKGLGVSLTPSFLVGEDVAAGRLVRLLPAHSPAEVGIHAVYPRGRHLSAKVRTFIDFLVDRFAGEPPWDVWRTPPVAAPSRAQAGSHGRAVKARGAPRASARRK from the coding sequence ATGGACCGCATGACGAGCATGGCGGTGTTCACCAAGGTGGTCGCGAGCGGGAGCCTCTCGCAAGCGGCGCGCGAGCTGGGCTTGTCTCCCGCGGGCGTCAGTCATCACCTCACCACGCTGGAGGACTGGCTGGGCGCGCGGCTGCTCCACCGCACCACGCGGAAGTTGAGCCTCACGGAGGTCGGCGCGGGCTTCCACGCCCGCTGTCTGCGCATCCTCGAGGACGTGGAGGAGGCTCGGGGCGCGGCGGGCGCGCAGCAGGCGGTGCCGCGCGGGCGCTTGAAGGTGAACGCGCCCATCTCCTTCGGCACGCGCCACTTGTCGTCGGCCATCGCGGACTACCTGCTCGCGTATCCGGAGGTGGCCATGGACATCACGCTCAACGACCGGAAGGTGGACCTCGTGGAGGAGGGCATCGATGTCGCCATCCGCATCGGGGCGCTGCCGGACTCGAGCCTCGTGGCGCGGCGGCTTGCGCCCAGTCGCTCCATCCTCTGCGCGACGCCGGCGTATGTGGCGCGCGCGGGCATGCCGCGAATCCCCGCGGACCTCGCCCATCATGAGTGTCTGGAGTACGCGTACCGGGCGACTCCGGGGGAGTGGCGGTTTCTCGGCGAGGACGGGCAGGAGTCCGTGGTTCGAGTGGGGGGCCGGCTGACCGCCAGCAATGGGGAGCTGCTGCGCGTGGCCTTACTGAAGGGCCTCGGCGTCTCGCTGACGCCCAGCTTCCTCGTCGGTGAGGACGTGGCCGCGGGACGTCTGGTGCGCTTGCTGCCTGCGCACTCGCCCGCGGAGGTGGGCATCCACGCGGTGTACCCGCGCGGACGCCACCTCTCCGCGAAGGTGCGCACTTTCATCGACTTCCTCGTGGACCGGTTCGCCGGGGAGCCACCTTGGGATGTGTGGCGGACGCCTCCGGTGGCCGCTCCCTCGCGGGCTCAAGCGGGCTCACACGGGCGGGCCGTGAAGGCGCGGGGCGCACCTCGGGCCTCGGCACGCAGGAAGTGA